The following is a genomic window from Haloarcula sp. DT43.
ATACTTATGCCCTATTGATTCGAATGTATTGATAAGGTATGAACACCATCAGTGAAGACCCGGAACCCGTTCCCTCTGACCGCATCCCGAAGTACGTTCGAGAGGGACTCGACCGGCAGGACGCCCTCACGTTGCTCGACATCGCCTCCTACTGCGAAGAACTGGCCGAGCACAAGCGACATGCCGTGTCGGAGGACGACATCGACAAAGAGGGCGTCGAGGGCGTGACACCCGTGGACGAGGACGAGGACTTCGATGTGGAGGACATTATCGACGAGGAAGACGACCCAGAAGCCGCCCGGAAGGGCTCGGTCGTCGTCCGGCGCACGAAGTGCGGGTCGGACTGTAAATGCAACAACGGCACAGGGCACGGCCCGTATGCGTACCTCGTCTGGTCCGAGAATGGCTCGCAGAAGTGGAAGTACGTCGGGAAGGCGTGACTTATCGCTCTGGTAGCTCGA
Proteins encoded in this region:
- a CDS encoding DUF6788 family protein; the protein is MNTISEDPEPVPSDRIPKYVREGLDRQDALTLLDIASYCEELAEHKRHAVSEDDIDKEGVEGVTPVDEDEDFDVEDIIDEEDDPEAARKGSVVVRRTKCGSDCKCNNGTGHGPYAYLVWSENGSQKWKYVGKA